A stretch of Spodoptera frugiperda isolate SF20-4 chromosome 6, AGI-APGP_CSIRO_Sfru_2.0, whole genome shotgun sequence DNA encodes these proteins:
- the LOC126910780 gene encoding brachyurin-like, which yields MKVFLVLALATLAYANVEPSLEGNTAYGYIQNYAIPLAEKIRKAEEQMSQQRIVGGSPSSAGQFPYQAGLLASYAGISGTGVCGGSLISANRVVTAAHCWFDGINQAWLFNVVLGSTTLFSGGTRIQTSAVMVHPNWVPVLVRNDVAVIYLPTPVPFSDTIKPIALPSGDQLNNDFVGATAIASGFGLTNDGGSISTNQFLSHVSLNVISNSVCSYAFPLILHSTNICTSGLGGSSTCNGDSGGPLAVTINNEPVLIGITSFGSALGCEASLPAAFARVTSYVDFFNQHL from the exons ATGAAGGTCTTCCTTGTCCTAGCTTTGGCTACTCTCGCCTACGCGAACGTAGAACCCTCCCTAGAGGGTAACACCGCGTATGGTTACATCCAGAACTATGCCATCCCATTGGCCGAGAAGATCCGCAAAGCTGAGGAACAGATGAGCCAGCAAAGAATTGTTGGTGGTTCCCCATCTAGTGCTGGTCAATTCCCCTACCAG GCTGGTCTTCTCGCTTCCTACGCCGGTATCTCTGGCACCGGTGTGTGCGGAGGTTCCCTCATCAGTGCAAACAGAGTGGTCACCGCTGCCCACTGCTGGTTTGATGGTATCAACCAGGCTTGGCTTTTCAACGTTGTGCTTGGCTCCACCACACTCTTCTCTGGCGGTACCAGGATCCAAACCAGCGCTGTCATGGTTCACCCCAACTGGGTGCCTGTGCTTGTCCGCAACGACGTTGCTgttatctacctacctacccCAGTTCCATTCTCAG ACACCATCAAGCCCATTGCTCTGCCTTCTGGAGATCAACTGAACAATGATTTCGTTGGCGCTACCGCCATTGCTTCTGGATTCGGTTTGACCAACGACG GAGGTTCCATCTCAACCAACCAGTTCCTGAGCCACGTTAGCTTGAACGTTATCTCCAACTCCGTTTGCTCCTACGCCTTCCCCCTCATCTTGCACTCTACTAACATCTGCACCAGCGGTCTTGGTGGTTCCAGCACCTGCAATGGTGACTCCGGTGGCCCTCTGGCTGTTACTATCAACAACGAGCCTGTCTTg atTGGTATTACCTCCTTCGGATCCGCTCTTGGTTGCGAAGCTAGCTTGCCTGCAGCTTTTGCCCGAGTCACATCCTACGTCGACTTCTTCAACCAGCACTTGTAA